The following coding sequences lie in one Candidatus Binataceae bacterium genomic window:
- a CDS encoding thiamine pyrophosphate-dependent dehydrogenase E1 component subunit alpha, with protein MAEVIHASAPAPNGAARVEFELQLYYWVKLIRGFEDRVARLHRQNRILGGVYSGAGQEAIVTGICAPLQEGDLVAPLHRDLGVFLMRGVDPGRLMAQLMGKETGLSRGKDSFLHGGDLEHTVFGSTSMLGSSLPVAVGAALKYHIKKEKQVAVAFFGEGASSRGDVHEAMNFAGVHKLPVVFVCENNRFAYSTPLEKQMAIDDVASRAAAYGFKGHAVSGNDLLAVVEL; from the coding sequence ATGGCCGAGGTTATACACGCGAGCGCGCCAGCGCCCAATGGAGCCGCCCGCGTCGAATTTGAATTACAACTTTACTATTGGGTGAAACTTATTCGCGGCTTCGAGGACCGCGTCGCACGCCTTCACCGACAAAACAGGATTCTCGGGGGAGTTTACTCCGGCGCCGGACAGGAGGCGATCGTCACCGGCATTTGCGCCCCCTTGCAGGAGGGCGATCTGGTGGCGCCGCTTCATCGCGACCTTGGCGTGTTCCTCATGCGCGGCGTCGACCCGGGGCGTCTGATGGCGCAGCTGATGGGCAAAGAGACCGGGCTCTCGCGCGGCAAGGATTCCTTCCTACACGGCGGCGACCTCGAGCACACCGTGTTCGGCTCGACCTCGATGCTCGGATCGTCGCTGCCGGTCGCGGTTGGCGCGGCGCTCAAGTACCACATCAAGAAGGAAAAGCAGGTGGCGGTCGCGTTCTTCGGCGAGGGCGCATCGTCGCGGGGCGACGTGCATGAAGCGATGAACTTTGCCGGCGTGCACAAGCTGCCGGTGGTCTTCGTGTGCGAGAACAACCGCTTTGCCTACTCCACGCCGCTCGAGAAGCAGATGGCGATCGACGACGTTGCGTCGCGCGCCGCCGCCTATGGCTTCAAAGGCCACGCGGTCTCCGGCAACGATCTGTTGGCCGTGGTCGAACT